From the Hymenobacter yonginensis genome, one window contains:
- a CDS encoding tetratricopeptide repeat protein, translating to MRESLVVIWLLCSTAVGSLAARQPSARADSLQRLLATTPPDTTRVHLLMLLAWDRTDDDPLAAVRYGRQCLRLARQLGFKTGECRALLMLGWAFLRSGNYPTAVQTQLQARRLAEAIPYAGGIIHADNALGYAYAEQGRYPSALRYYFRAIALARQRHDHVLLTPILGNVGQAYLEQGRLDSAWHYTWEGYRYDLRYHDQHSEIGDLSLLGDIAARRGQQLEARRYYLRSIARSVGMPVSYALCRSYLGLARLAQVQQPHQMLAYARQALLASEQGRYAKGVFEASGYLAQMMAARGDSAQAYRYLAMAAGTRDSLFSHSRQVQIQALDFSEYLRQQTLAEQSRQATAARRQYWGRVALLLLAGSIGGIYLLLNRRRLQQQVAFAQERQQLERRRAEEVLAAEERERRRIGADLHDGLGQLLSVVKLNLGALRNELEPSLRKSQRQQFGAALDVVDESVREVRGISHNLAPYVLIKRGLAEAVRSFLDKIGCASRLHIEFEALGLEERLDPAVELVVFRVVQELVQNILKHAQATTLSVQLLRQPHRLTVLVEDNGVGFCPTSLAGQPNAGIGLRNIESRVAYLSGTVHIDSRPGRGTSTTVEIPLGPAGAAGRGQARPDRLKT from the coding sequence ATGCGCGAATCCTTAGTCGTTATCTGGCTTTTGTGCAGCACTGCCGTGGGCAGCCTGGCGGCCCGGCAGCCCAGCGCCCGCGCCGACAGCCTGCAGCGCCTGCTAGCCACCACGCCCCCCGACACCACGCGGGTACACCTGCTGATGCTGCTGGCCTGGGACCGGACCGACGACGACCCGCTGGCCGCCGTGCGCTACGGCCGCCAGTGCCTGCGCCTGGCCCGGCAGCTTGGGTTCAAAACCGGAGAATGCCGGGCGCTGCTTATGCTGGGCTGGGCCTTTCTGCGCAGCGGCAACTACCCCACGGCCGTGCAGACGCAGCTGCAGGCGCGGCGTCTGGCCGAGGCAATTCCATACGCGGGCGGCATCATCCACGCGGATAATGCGCTGGGCTACGCCTACGCCGAACAGGGCCGGTACCCGTCGGCGCTGCGTTACTACTTCCGGGCCATTGCCTTGGCCCGGCAGCGCCATGACCACGTACTGCTTACCCCGATTCTGGGCAACGTGGGGCAGGCCTACCTGGAGCAGGGCCGGCTGGATTCGGCGTGGCATTACACTTGGGAAGGCTACCGCTACGACCTGCGCTACCACGACCAGCACAGCGAAATCGGCGACCTGTCGCTGCTGGGCGACATTGCGGCGCGGCGTGGGCAGCAGCTGGAGGCCCGGCGCTACTACCTGCGCTCCATTGCCCGGTCGGTGGGAATGCCGGTGTCGTACGCGCTGTGCCGCTCCTATCTGGGGCTGGCCCGGCTGGCGCAGGTGCAGCAGCCCCACCAGATGCTGGCCTACGCCCGGCAGGCGCTGCTGGCCAGTGAGCAGGGGCGCTACGCCAAAGGCGTGTTCGAGGCCAGCGGCTACCTGGCCCAGATGATGGCCGCCCGCGGCGACAGCGCCCAGGCCTACCGGTATCTGGCAATGGCGGCCGGCACCCGCGATAGTCTGTTCAGCCACAGCCGGCAGGTGCAGATTCAGGCCCTGGATTTCAGCGAATATCTGCGGCAGCAGACCCTAGCCGAGCAAAGCCGCCAAGCCACGGCGGCCCGCCGGCAGTACTGGGGGCGGGTGGCGCTGCTGCTGCTGGCGGGCAGTATCGGGGGAATTTATCTGCTGCTGAACCGGCGCCGGCTGCAGCAGCAGGTGGCGTTTGCGCAGGAGCGCCAGCAGCTGGAGCGGCGGCGGGCAGAGGAAGTGCTGGCCGCCGAAGAGCGGGAGCGAAGACGCATCGGCGCCGACCTGCACGATGGGCTGGGCCAGCTGCTGAGCGTGGTGAAGCTCAACCTGGGCGCCCTGCGCAACGAGCTGGAACCCAGCCTCCGGAAAAGCCAGCGGCAGCAGTTTGGGGCGGCGCTGGATGTGGTGGACGAGTCGGTGCGGGAGGTGCGCGGCATCTCGCACAACCTCGCGCCCTACGTGCTCATCAAGCGCGGCCTGGCCGAAGCCGTGCGCAGCTTCCTTGACAAAATCGGCTGTGCCAGCCGCCTCCATATCGAGTTTGAAGCGCTGGGCCTAGAAGAGCGGCTCGACCCGGCCGTAGAGCTAGTGGTGTTTCGGGTGGTGCAGGAGCTGGTGCAGAACATCCTCAAGCACGCCCAGGCTACCACCCTGTCGGTGCAGCTGCTGCGCCAGCCGCACCGCCTGACGGTGCTGGTGGAAGACAACGGCGTGGGCTTTTGCCCAACCAGCCTGGCGGGCCAGCCGAATGCCGGTATCGGCCTGCGCAATATCGAGTCCCGCGTGGCGTACCTATCGGGCACGGTACATATCGACTCCCGACCCGGCCGAGGCACCAGCACCACGGTGGAAATACCGCTGGGCCCGGCAGGTGCCGCCGGACGCGGGCAGGCGCGGCCGGACAGGTTGAAAACGTAG
- a CDS encoding DUF6929 family protein codes for MRATILRQLDLPNLPSASGVEIVGGTVYVIGDDSPLLYQFEAAELQPGQHITLFDTAHFSTGRIAKTLKPDLECLTALTDPRTHETGLLAFGSGATSAREGGFWVPLADQQAASTVYPVSMAGLYARLRELLPAGVTLNLEAAAASATELLLFQRTVGSAAGNLLFRLPLAAVLDYLHHRTAQVPPVQATHVALPTIEGLPAGFSGGTFLEELLFVTASVEDTQDAVLDGTVLGSFVGVLDARHPGTKPATFVQLALPDGQPYRGKVESVAVRRRSGPGRYELLLVTDDDQGGSTAVIVDFQA; via the coding sequence ATGCGCGCTACCATTCTTCGCCAGCTTGATCTGCCTAATCTGCCGTCCGCGTCGGGGGTGGAAATAGTGGGCGGTACGGTGTACGTTATCGGCGACGACTCGCCTTTGCTGTATCAGTTTGAGGCGGCGGAGCTGCAGCCCGGCCAGCACATCACGTTGTTCGATACGGCGCACTTCAGCACCGGGCGTATTGCCAAAACCCTCAAGCCCGACCTGGAGTGCCTGACGGCCCTGACCGACCCGCGCACCCATGAAACGGGGCTGCTAGCCTTTGGCTCGGGCGCTACCTCGGCGCGGGAAGGCGGTTTCTGGGTGCCGCTGGCAGACCAGCAGGCAGCCAGCACGGTGTATCCGGTGAGTATGGCCGGCCTGTATGCACGGCTGCGGGAGCTGCTGCCAGCGGGCGTCACGCTCAACCTGGAGGCGGCGGCGGCCAGCGCCACGGAGCTGCTGCTGTTTCAGCGTACGGTGGGGTCGGCGGCCGGCAACCTGCTGTTCCGGCTACCGCTAGCGGCCGTGCTCGATTACCTGCACCACCGCACTGCCCAGGTGCCGCCCGTGCAGGCCACCCACGTAGCGCTGCCAACTATTGAGGGACTGCCGGCCGGCTTTTCCGGCGGCACATTCCTCGAAGAGCTGCTGTTCGTGACGGCTTCGGTGGAAGACACCCAGGATGCCGTGCTGGATGGCACCGTGCTGGGCAGCTTCGTGGGGGTGCTGGATGCGCGGCACCCGGGCACCAAACCCGCCACGTTTGTGCAGCTGGCGCTGCCCGACGGCCAGCCTTACCGGGGCAAGGTGGAAAGCGTAGCCGTACGCCGCCGCTCCGGTCCCGGCCGCTACGAGCTGCTGCTCGTCACCGACGACGACCAGGGCGGCTCCACGGCCGTCATCGTGGACTTTCAGGCCTGA
- a CDS encoding RICIN domain-containing protein, whose translation MISWLCAGPLQAQYAETAPEENAWYGIVARSSGRSLDVSKGSQDPGAAVVQWEFTHPNSQQWRFVRVAAGSDYYRIEARHSGKCLTVDKPDENAPLVQRPWSGSFYQQWKLVPGGPIGSVQLVVRGNEKCAAIANSDKFNGTPVVVQRPQNRATQQWRLFKLRLNVDASQPGYGTPEPVAALNTPGNELHPVLAPDGSALYFTRTRFAGNTEGNTESGDAWVSASADQGRTWGPATRLDALNTPQHNGVMAVMGPQGSRLLVRGTYERDNSFRDESASTVARSLGKGSRPAPLEIANYYTTGPATSFFMTPDEKVLLLSLERSDSQGANDLYVSQPAADGIWSEPRSLGSAINSPGFEFAPWLAPDGKTLYFSSYGHAGFGSSDIFVSTRLDDSWTRWSEPRNLGTPLNGPGFDAYFSLTADGKQAYYASARTPNGPADLYRTAAGVPPTAAPADSTAPAVAVTPPAAAPRTLLTGRVLNAKTRELLAAEVKVIRLDNDIAFNATGRSAAGSGAFQLTLPAGRYRVAATSPGFLTATDTVRMTGSRTIDLLLVPAAVGSSLELPTLIFAQGKYTMLPASYAELNRLARTLADNPTVNIRLEGHTDNQGNADLNQKLSEDRVAEVRRYLITRGVPERRLSVVGYGGSKPRASNDKEETRRLNRRVEFTIVK comes from the coding sequence TTGATTTCATGGCTGTGCGCTGGCCCGCTTCAGGCCCAGTACGCCGAAACCGCCCCCGAGGAAAACGCCTGGTACGGCATTGTGGCCCGCAGCAGCGGCCGCTCGCTCGATGTCAGCAAAGGCTCGCAGGACCCCGGCGCCGCGGTGGTGCAGTGGGAGTTCACCCATCCCAACAGCCAGCAATGGCGCTTTGTGCGGGTGGCGGCCGGCAGCGACTACTACCGCATCGAGGCGCGCCACAGCGGCAAGTGCCTGACCGTAGACAAGCCCGACGAAAACGCGCCGCTGGTGCAGCGGCCGTGGTCGGGCAGCTTCTACCAGCAGTGGAAGCTGGTGCCCGGCGGCCCCATTGGCAGCGTGCAGCTGGTGGTGCGCGGCAACGAGAAGTGCGCCGCCATTGCCAATTCCGACAAGTTCAACGGCACACCAGTGGTGGTGCAGCGCCCCCAAAACCGCGCTACGCAGCAATGGCGGCTGTTCAAGCTGCGCCTCAACGTGGATGCCTCGCAGCCTGGCTACGGCACTCCCGAGCCGGTGGCGGCCCTGAACACGCCCGGCAACGAACTGCACCCGGTGCTGGCCCCGGATGGCAGCGCGCTGTACTTCACCCGCACCCGCTTCGCCGGCAACACCGAGGGCAACACCGAGTCGGGCGACGCCTGGGTGAGTGCCTCCGCCGACCAGGGCCGCACCTGGGGCCCGGCCACCCGCCTCGACGCCCTCAATACGCCCCAGCACAACGGCGTGATGGCCGTGATGGGGCCGCAGGGCAGCCGGCTGCTGGTGCGTGGCACGTATGAGCGCGACAACAGCTTCCGCGACGAAAGCGCCTCAACAGTGGCGCGTAGCTTGGGCAAGGGCAGCCGGCCGGCTCCGCTGGAAATAGCCAACTACTACACCACCGGCCCGGCCACGTCGTTTTTTATGACGCCCGATGAGAAGGTGCTGCTGCTCTCGCTGGAGCGCAGCGACTCGCAGGGCGCCAACGACCTGTACGTCAGCCAGCCCGCCGCCGACGGCATCTGGAGTGAGCCGCGCAGCCTAGGCAGCGCCATCAACTCGCCGGGCTTCGAGTTTGCGCCCTGGCTGGCGCCCGATGGCAAAACGCTTTACTTCAGCTCCTACGGCCACGCTGGTTTCGGCAGCTCCGATATTTTCGTGAGCACCCGCCTCGACGACTCCTGGACGCGCTGGAGCGAGCCGCGTAACCTCGGCACGCCGCTCAACGGGCCCGGCTTCGACGCCTACTTCTCGCTCACGGCCGACGGCAAGCAGGCGTACTACGCCTCGGCCCGCACGCCCAACGGCCCCGCCGACCTCTACCGCACTGCCGCCGGCGTGCCCCCCACAGCCGCGCCTGCCGACTCTACGGCGCCGGCAGTGGCCGTGACGCCGCCCGCTGCCGCGCCGCGCACCCTGCTGACCGGCCGCGTGCTCAACGCCAAAACCCGCGAGCTGCTGGCTGCCGAAGTGAAAGTCATCCGGCTCGACAACGACATTGCCTTCAACGCCACCGGCCGCAGCGCGGCGGGCAGCGGCGCGTTTCAGCTGACGTTGCCAGCGGGCCGCTACCGGGTGGCGGCCACCAGCCCCGGCTTCCTCACGGCCACCGACACGGTACGCATGACTGGCTCGCGCACCATTGATCTGCTGCTGGTGCCGGCCGCCGTGGGCTCCAGCCTGGAGCTGCCCACGTTGATTTTCGCCCAGGGCAAGTACACCATGCTGCCGGCCTCCTACGCCGAGCTCAACCGCCTGGCCCGCACCCTGGCCGACAACCCCACCGTGAACATCCGTCTGGAAGGCCACACCGACAACCAGGGCAACGCCGACCTCAACCAGAAGCTCTCCGAAGACCGGGTGGCTGAGGTGCGCCGCTACCTCATCACGCGCGGCGTGCCCGAGCGCCGCCTCAGCGTGGTAGGCTACGGCGGCAGCAAGCCCCGCGCCAGCAACGACAAAGAAGAAACCCGCCGCCTCAACCGCCGCGTAGAATTCACGATTGTGAAGTAA
- a CDS encoding NAD(P)-binding protein — protein MSSRRHFLQRAALSGAGLLLAPLAGLHSCAPGTGRSHIRGSLHGANHATGHLLRDSARLPAPTRTQTVDVLIVGGGIAGLAARRELQRQGLRPEQVLLVELDEAPGGNSRAGRNASAAYPWGAHYLPVPDPRNHALLGFLQEASVITGTHPASGLPIYNEYHLCHDPEERLYLRGQWQNGLVPELGVPAEEKQQITRFFQLIEELRKAVGQDGRDAFRIPVQECSQDPQFQRLDEQPFDAYLDAQGFSSPHLRWYLNYSCQDDYGATTAQVSAWAGLHYFAARKGRAHNATAADVLTWPEGNGFLAEQLRRQATSPILPNTVAYALHDTAEGLAVDCYDVVQHRSTRVQARRVIIATPLFITERLLTTLPAAAHRALPCHRAPWVVVNLTVTELPQGPGQPLSWDNVLYGTASVGYVSARHQELRQPGAELLVLTWYLPLPAADPIAARRQAYQTSYDEWVRRALTELETAHPGLTPLVQRADVWVWGHGMVAPTPGFVWGVARPAAAQPWQHKLFFAHTDLSGMSIFEEGFYQGLRAAGEVLAAS, from the coding sequence ATGTCTTCCCGCCGACACTTTCTGCAACGGGCCGCGCTGAGTGGGGCGGGGCTGCTGCTGGCGCCGCTGGCGGGGCTGCACTCCTGCGCGCCGGGCACCGGGCGCAGCCACATCCGGGGCAGTCTGCACGGCGCCAACCACGCCACCGGCCACCTCCTGCGCGACTCCGCCCGCCTGCCCGCGCCCACCCGCACCCAGACCGTGGATGTGCTGATTGTGGGCGGCGGCATTGCCGGTCTGGCGGCCCGGCGCGAGCTGCAGCGCCAAGGCTTGCGCCCCGAGCAGGTGCTGCTGGTGGAGCTGGATGAAGCGCCCGGCGGCAACTCCCGCGCCGGCCGCAACGCCAGCGCCGCCTACCCCTGGGGCGCCCACTACCTGCCCGTGCCCGACCCGCGCAACCACGCGCTGCTGGGGTTTCTGCAGGAAGCCAGCGTCATCACCGGCACGCACCCAGCCTCGGGCCTGCCCATCTACAACGAGTACCACCTCTGCCACGACCCCGAGGAACGCCTGTACCTGCGCGGTCAATGGCAAAACGGCCTGGTGCCGGAGCTGGGCGTGCCCGCCGAGGAAAAGCAGCAGATTACCCGCTTCTTCCAGCTGATTGAGGAGTTGCGCAAAGCTGTGGGGCAGGATGGGCGCGACGCCTTTCGGATTCCGGTGCAGGAATGCTCCCAGGACCCGCAGTTTCAGCGCCTCGACGAGCAGCCGTTTGACGCCTACCTGGACGCACAGGGCTTCAGCAGCCCGCACCTGCGCTGGTACCTCAACTACAGCTGCCAGGACGACTACGGCGCCACCACGGCCCAGGTGTCGGCGTGGGCGGGGCTGCACTACTTTGCGGCGCGCAAGGGCCGCGCCCACAACGCCACCGCCGCCGACGTGCTGACCTGGCCCGAGGGCAACGGCTTCCTGGCCGAGCAGCTGCGCCGCCAGGCCACCTCCCCCATCCTGCCCAACACCGTCGCCTACGCTTTGCACGACACCGCTGAGGGTTTGGCCGTGGATTGCTACGACGTGGTGCAGCACCGCAGCACCCGCGTGCAGGCGCGCCGCGTCATCATAGCCACGCCGCTGTTCATCACCGAGCGGCTGCTGACCACGCTGCCCGCCGCCGCGCACCGCGCCCTGCCCTGCCACCGGGCGCCGTGGGTGGTCGTGAACCTGACCGTGACGGAGCTGCCGCAAGGCCCCGGCCAGCCGCTAAGCTGGGACAACGTGCTCTACGGCACCGCTTCGGTGGGCTACGTAAGTGCCCGCCACCAGGAGCTGCGCCAGCCCGGAGCCGAGCTGCTGGTGCTCACCTGGTATCTGCCGCTGCCCGCCGCTGACCCCATTGCGGCCCGCCGCCAGGCCTACCAAACCAGCTATGACGAATGGGTGCGCCGCGCCCTCACCGAGCTGGAAACCGCCCATCCCGGCCTCACGCCTTTAGTGCAGCGCGCCGACGTGTGGGTGTGGGGCCACGGCATGGTGGCGCCCACGCCCGGGTTCGTGTGGGGTGTGGCCCGGCCGGCGGCCGCGCAGCCCTGGCAGCATAAGCTGTTTTTCGCCCACACTGACCTCAGTGGCATGTCCATCTTCGAGGAAGGCTTCTACCAGGGGCTGCGCGCTGCCGGGGAGGTGCTGGCGGCCAGTTAG
- a CDS encoding response regulator transcription factor, with the protein MNDSLLSPARTHVLLADDHPLVIEGIKMLLRQEHDIRVVAQATTGAEALRCLHSHPEVSVAIVDLNMPNMSGVELTRQIHRQRPDVRVLALSMFYDHASVTEVLEAGGAGYLLKNTSKAELSEAIRVVAAGNTFFSPEVGAMLLQNMQASAKKRATAAAGQPVELTSREKEVLQLVAREFSNAHIAEQLFISERTVETHRRNILAKTNCKSVVGLIQYALRHRLIS; encoded by the coding sequence ATGAACGACTCCCTGCTTTCCCCCGCCCGTACGCATGTGCTGCTGGCCGACGACCATCCGCTGGTGATTGAAGGCATCAAGATGCTGCTGCGGCAGGAGCATGATATCCGGGTAGTGGCCCAGGCAACCACCGGTGCCGAGGCCCTGCGCTGCCTGCACAGCCACCCCGAGGTAAGCGTGGCCATCGTAGACCTGAACATGCCCAACATGAGCGGCGTGGAGCTTACCCGCCAGATTCACCGCCAGCGCCCCGATGTGCGGGTGCTGGCCCTGAGCATGTTCTACGATCATGCCTCCGTGACGGAGGTGCTGGAGGCCGGCGGGGCGGGGTATCTGCTGAAGAATACCAGCAAAGCCGAGCTGAGCGAGGCCATTCGGGTGGTGGCGGCCGGCAACACCTTTTTCAGCCCGGAGGTGGGGGCCATGCTGCTGCAGAACATGCAGGCATCTGCCAAAAAGCGCGCTACCGCCGCCGCCGGCCAGCCGGTGGAGCTCACCAGCCGCGAGAAAGAAGTGCTGCAGCTCGTGGCCCGCGAGTTTTCCAACGCTCACATTGCCGAGCAGCTCTTTATCAGTGAGCGAACCGTGGAAACCCACCGCAGAAATATCCTGGCCAAAACCAACTGCAAGTCGGTGGTGGGGCTGATCCAGTATGCGCTGCGCCACCGGCTGATCAGTTAG